A window of the Cystobacter fuscus genome harbors these coding sequences:
- a CDS encoding TIGR02265 family protein, whose product MSTISQGLTDSESSLFWQQEMEQRLALATPQDTVRGLFFKSTLDKVRALDGEAAARHCLMASGERHFVEFFNYPTSSLIRLTYAAGQVLAPRYGGFDRAVWLLGHQAMTDFLDSLMGRALKHLSGQDTRSLMISIQGIYRMTTSYGTRQLVWDGPTTGRLLLTRNFIPRAYHEGGLRATLDRMGAQNVKISGRQPSVLDYEFEFSWE is encoded by the coding sequence ATGAGCACGATCTCGCAAGGGCTGACGGACAGTGAGTCGTCACTGTTCTGGCAGCAGGAAATGGAACAACGGCTGGCGCTGGCGACCCCGCAGGATACCGTGCGAGGACTCTTCTTCAAGAGCACGCTCGACAAGGTGCGCGCGCTCGATGGCGAAGCGGCCGCGAGGCACTGCCTGATGGCCAGCGGAGAGCGCCACTTCGTGGAGTTCTTCAACTATCCCACCAGCTCCCTCATCCGGTTGACCTATGCCGCCGGGCAGGTGCTGGCCCCTCGATACGGCGGCTTCGACAGGGCCGTGTGGTTGTTGGGACATCAGGCGATGACGGACTTCCTCGACTCCCTCATGGGCAGGGCGTTGAAGCACCTCTCCGGTCAGGACACCCGGAGCCTGATGATCAGCATTCAGGGCATCTACCGGATGACGACGAGTTATGGGACTCGCCAGCTGGTGTGGGATGGGCCCACGACGGGCCGGCTCCTCCTCACTCGCAACTTCATTCCCCGCGCGTATCACGAGGGGGGCCTGCGGGCCACGCTCGACCGGATGGGCGCCCAGAACGTGAAGATCAGCGGACGGCAGCCGTCCGTCCTCGATTATGAGTTTGAATTCTCCTGGGAATGA
- a CDS encoding serine/threonine-protein kinase, translating to MQQAPSLDDFVLLKRLAMGAMSEVFLAEVKGGVGPDRLVALKRMRPEVAGDQTWVNQFLDEAHLSTLLHHPFLARLRTFGQQDGLLFLVFDYVHGLTLAQLLETRRAAGQGALPWAHAARIATYVAECLAYLHALRGREGQPLGLVHRDIHPGNVMIADTGAVKLLDFGIARRSGRLTETQPGRVKARLEYAAPEQLREAPLDAQTDVHGLALTLYELLSGVQPLRRDTPVRTMEAVLKEVPRGLGTVRPAVPEALQRSVTAALAKEPSRRPSLMELRTSLDLVLRAEAPLVGLPELAELVAPWLPGSGRLAWGQERSREGATVTHTADVSRPTRGTKG from the coding sequence ATGCAACAGGCACCGAGCCTCGATGACTTCGTCCTTCTCAAGCGTCTGGCCATGGGCGCCATGTCCGAGGTGTTCCTCGCGGAGGTGAAGGGTGGGGTGGGGCCGGACCGGCTGGTGGCGCTCAAGCGGATGCGTCCGGAGGTCGCCGGAGACCAGACCTGGGTGAATCAGTTCCTCGACGAGGCCCACCTGTCCACCCTGCTTCATCATCCGTTCCTGGCGCGGCTGCGCACCTTCGGCCAGCAGGATGGGCTGCTGTTCCTCGTATTCGATTACGTGCATGGCCTCACCCTGGCGCAGCTCCTGGAGACACGCCGCGCCGCGGGGCAGGGGGCGCTGCCCTGGGCCCATGCGGCGCGCATCGCCACGTACGTGGCCGAGTGTCTCGCCTACCTGCACGCCCTCCGGGGCCGGGAGGGTCAACCCCTGGGTCTCGTCCACCGGGACATCCATCCTGGCAACGTCATGATCGCCGACACCGGAGCCGTGAAGCTGCTCGACTTTGGCATTGCCCGCCGGAGTGGACGGCTGACGGAGACTCAGCCCGGCCGGGTCAAGGCCCGCCTGGAGTACGCCGCGCCCGAGCAGCTTCGCGAGGCGCCGCTGGATGCCCAGACGGACGTGCATGGACTGGCATTGACACTCTACGAGTTGCTCTCGGGCGTGCAGCCCCTGCGACGGGACACTCCCGTGCGGACGATGGAAGCAGTGCTCAAGGAAGTCCCTCGCGGACTCGGCACGGTGCGGCCCGCCGTGCCCGAGGCGCTCCAACGGAGCGTGACGGCGGCCCTCGCCAAGGAGCCCTCGCGGCGCCCCTCGCTGATGGAACTGCGCACGTCGCTCGACCTCGTCCTGCGCGCCGAGGCTCCCCTGGTGGGCCTGCCCGAGCTGGCCGAACTGGTGGCTCCCTGGCTCCCCGGCTCCGGGCGTCTCGCCTGGGGTCAGGAGCGCTCGCGAGAGGGCGCCACCGTCACCCACACCGCCGACGTGTCCCGCCCGACTCGAGGGACGAAGGGTTGA
- a CDS encoding sigma 54-dependent Fis family transcriptional regulator produces METGPDARRDIPLEGTLLVGTQVEGGLRLSDPTVSRVHLELQARPEGVRVRDVGSRNGTWSLGVRIHEVTVAGEARFTLGKTTLLVMPEPTEEAAEPAPRTTFGRALGQSAAMQKLFGVLERTARSSFSVLLLGETGTGKELLAEAIHRASPRSNRPFVIVDCGAVVPSLIESELFGHAKGAFTGAHTERQGHLVQADGGTVFLDEVGELPLELQPKLLRVLESGTVRRVGDNAAKEVDVRVVAATHRDLKAEVAAGRFRADLYYRLAVVPVRVPALRERAEDIPMLVRHLFQQAGQPDFPLTEELVQRLVGYDWPGNVRELRNFVHRVLAAGDAELPDTKPVSTVTATEDLSGLTFKEAKERMVEAFTREYLTALLARCGNNISEVARTAGLARSHVHGLLNRYGLKAGD; encoded by the coding sequence GTGGAAACGGGACCCGACGCGCGGCGGGACATCCCCCTCGAGGGCACGTTGCTGGTGGGCACCCAGGTCGAGGGCGGCCTGCGACTGAGCGATCCGACGGTGTCGCGGGTCCACCTGGAGCTTCAGGCCCGGCCGGAGGGCGTGCGAGTCCGGGACGTGGGCTCGCGCAATGGCACCTGGTCGCTGGGCGTGCGCATCCACGAAGTCACCGTCGCGGGCGAGGCCCGCTTCACGCTGGGCAAGACGACGCTGCTCGTCATGCCCGAGCCGACCGAGGAGGCAGCCGAGCCCGCGCCCCGCACCACCTTCGGGCGCGCGCTGGGGCAGAGCGCCGCGATGCAGAAGCTGTTCGGCGTACTGGAGCGCACGGCGCGCTCCTCCTTCTCCGTGCTGTTGCTCGGCGAGACGGGCACCGGCAAGGAGCTGTTGGCCGAGGCGATCCACCGGGCCTCGCCCCGGAGCAACCGGCCCTTCGTCATCGTGGACTGTGGAGCGGTGGTGCCCTCGCTCATCGAGAGTGAGTTGTTCGGGCATGCGAAGGGGGCCTTCACGGGCGCGCACACCGAGCGCCAGGGACACCTGGTGCAGGCGGATGGCGGCACTGTCTTCCTCGACGAGGTGGGCGAGCTGCCGCTGGAGCTCCAGCCGAAGCTGCTCCGGGTGCTGGAGTCGGGCACGGTGCGCCGGGTGGGCGACAACGCCGCGAAGGAAGTGGACGTGCGCGTGGTGGCGGCCACGCACCGCGACCTGAAGGCGGAGGTGGCCGCGGGGCGCTTCCGGGCGGACCTCTACTACCGGCTGGCGGTGGTGCCGGTGCGCGTTCCCGCACTGCGCGAGCGCGCGGAGGACATCCCCATGCTGGTGCGCCACCTCTTCCAACAGGCTGGCCAGCCGGACTTCCCCCTCACCGAGGAGCTGGTGCAACGGCTGGTGGGCTACGACTGGCCGGGCAACGTGCGCGAGCTGCGCAACTTCGTGCACCGGGTCCTCGCGGCGGGAGACGCGGAGCTGCCGGACACGAAGCCGGTGAGCACGGTCACCGCGACCGAGGACTTGAGTGGACTGACCTTCAAGGAGGCCAAGGAGCGCATGGTGGAGGCCTTCACCCGCGAGTACCTGACGGCGCTGCTCGCGCGGTGCGGCAACAACATCTCGGAGGTGGCGCGCACGGCGGGGCTGGCGCGCAGCCACGTCCACGGACTGCTCAACCGCTACGGGCTGAAGGCGGGCGACTGA
- a CDS encoding ribosome-binding factor A, whose amino-acid sequence MTSSKHRRGRASHRGADSSLLSSETDAIPARHLRIQSTLFQEVSRLFRGELSDPLLEGVAVTSLELTPDGRNARIGFTLPPEAAATGPAPVEKALERASGFIRSQLALGLDLKRVPHLRFIYVGVASTWSEEHEEGGEA is encoded by the coding sequence ATGACTTCTTCCAAGCATCGCCGTGGCCGCGCCTCGCACAGGGGCGCGGATTCTTCCCTGCTGTCTTCCGAAACCGACGCCATCCCCGCGCGCCACCTGCGCATCCAGTCCACCCTGTTCCAGGAGGTGTCCCGCCTCTTCCGTGGAGAGCTGTCCGATCCCTTGCTCGAGGGCGTCGCGGTGACGTCACTCGAGCTCACGCCGGACGGGCGCAACGCCCGAATCGGCTTCACCCTGCCCCCCGAAGCCGCGGCCACCGGGCCGGCGCCGGTCGAGAAGGCCCTCGAACGCGCGAGCGGCTTCATCCGCTCGCAACTCGCGCTGGGGTTGGACCTCAAGCGGGTGCCGCACCTGCGCTTCATCTACGTGGGCGTGGCGTCCACGTGGAGCGAGGAGCACGAGGAAGGGGGTGAGGCATGA
- a CDS encoding pyridoxal-phosphate-dependent aminotransferase family protein translates to MSERDLLMIPGPVEFDPEVMRALGAKTASHVSPEFIAVFGRALQRLREVCLAPSAQPFVVAGSGTWAMEMAVANLVEPGERALVVNTGYFSDRMATLLERYGAEVLQVRATPGEVPDPAEVERLLAGGRFKLMTVTHVDTSTGVLAPAEALVRAAQRHGVLSVVDGVCATAGETFHQDAWGADVYLTASQKALGVPPGLALLSVSRRAMDSWRARRTPVRSLYADFAEWLPIMEAYEAGRAAYFATPPVNLVYALEVSLGQLLREGMEARFERHRRMAGAFRAAWRALGLRTLPASESVAAHTLSALYFPEGVDAAWVGKVREQGVVLAGGLHPQLKTRYFRVGHMNVVSPGDVLVTVGAIERALAGAGHRIAPGSAVAAAQAALLPPG, encoded by the coding sequence ATGAGCGAGCGAGACCTGCTGATGATCCCCGGCCCGGTGGAGTTCGATCCCGAGGTGATGCGCGCGCTGGGCGCCAAGACAGCCAGCCACGTGTCCCCCGAGTTCATCGCCGTGTTCGGCCGGGCCCTCCAACGCCTGCGAGAGGTGTGCTTGGCCCCCTCGGCCCAACCCTTCGTGGTGGCGGGCAGCGGCACGTGGGCCATGGAAATGGCGGTAGCCAATCTGGTGGAGCCGGGCGAGCGCGCCCTGGTCGTGAACACCGGCTACTTCAGCGACCGCATGGCCACGTTGCTCGAGCGCTACGGGGCCGAGGTGCTGCAGGTGCGGGCCACCCCGGGCGAGGTGCCGGACCCGGCGGAGGTGGAGCGGCTACTCGCGGGAGGCCGCTTCAAGCTGATGACCGTCACGCACGTGGACACGAGCACTGGAGTGCTCGCACCGGCGGAGGCGCTTGTGCGGGCGGCCCAGCGGCACGGGGTGCTGTCCGTGGTGGACGGGGTGTGCGCCACCGCCGGCGAGACGTTCCACCAGGACGCGTGGGGCGCGGACGTCTACCTCACCGCGAGTCAGAAGGCGCTTGGAGTGCCTCCAGGACTGGCGCTCTTGAGTGTGAGCCGACGGGCCATGGACTCCTGGCGCGCCCGCCGCACACCCGTGCGCTCCTTGTACGCGGACTTCGCCGAGTGGCTTCCCATCATGGAGGCCTATGAGGCGGGCCGGGCCGCGTACTTCGCCACCCCACCCGTCAACCTCGTGTACGCCCTGGAGGTGAGCCTCGGACAGCTCCTACGTGAGGGCATGGAGGCGCGCTTCGAGCGGCACCGTCGCATGGCAGGGGCCTTCCGGGCCGCCTGGCGCGCGCTGGGTCTGCGCACGTTGCCCGCGTCCGAGTCCGTGGCCGCCCATACCCTCAGTGCCCTCTACTTCCCGGAGGGCGTGGATGCCGCGTGGGTGGGCAAGGTCCGCGAGCAGGGCGTGGTGCTCGCTGGCGGCCTCCATCCCCAACTCAAGACGCGCTACTTCCGCGTGGGGCATATGAACGTCGTGAGCCCGGGGGATGTGCTGGTCACCGTAGGAGCCATCGAGCGAGCACTCGCCGGAGCGGGCCACCGCATCGCACCGGGCTCGGCCGTGGCCGCGGCCCAGGCGGCCCTGCTTCCTCCGGGGTGA
- a CDS encoding Caspase domain-containing protein, with amino-acid sequence MDPSFEDPEPEVSEPEAVFEPLRTPPRASSFLVLGGGGEPASNEIALEKNVLYFQRTLQSLGFAPESASIYFANGTDGKATVRYRAGGRGTRDSFKSLEIPHLKGAATLEHFLEWLEDNARKAPERPVFLYFTGHGGMNGNNLDNNHLALWDSDTLTVRAFGLFLGRLPSTTPVVTMMSQCYSGSFANFIYQDANPQHSVVAQPRCGFFATVEYLPSVGCTPEVDEADYRDYSSSFFAGLAGVSRTGSVVASADHDGDGRVSYAEAHAFAKVDGETTDLPISTSEAWLQRRVRGVDMRAFLSKPILDVSRTGRPEQRYVVDSLVRRLSFVTERSWLDNLQAVELKTEEREADAMRLRMELLNIGMEHKVRASGSAPALAVLERLLQCERGSWDSPPGVAPAPVPAPPSAASQDHDKGNAT; translated from the coding sequence ATGGACCCCTCGTTCGAGGATCCAGAGCCCGAGGTCTCCGAGCCCGAGGCCGTTTTCGAGCCCCTGCGTACCCCTCCGCGAGCCTCCAGCTTCCTCGTGCTGGGGGGTGGAGGAGAGCCCGCGAGCAACGAGATCGCCCTGGAGAAGAACGTCCTCTACTTCCAGCGGACGCTCCAATCGCTCGGCTTCGCTCCCGAGTCGGCGTCCATCTATTTCGCCAATGGGACGGACGGGAAGGCCACGGTCCGCTACCGCGCCGGGGGCCGGGGCACACGCGATTCGTTCAAATCCCTGGAGATTCCCCATCTCAAGGGAGCGGCGACCCTGGAGCACTTCCTGGAGTGGCTGGAGGACAACGCCCGGAAGGCGCCCGAGCGACCCGTCTTCCTCTACTTCACGGGCCACGGGGGGATGAACGGCAACAACCTGGACAACAACCACCTGGCGCTCTGGGACTCGGACACGCTGACGGTCCGCGCCTTTGGCCTCTTCCTGGGCCGGCTCCCGAGCACCACCCCTGTCGTCACGATGATGTCACAGTGCTACTCCGGCTCGTTCGCCAACTTCATCTACCAGGACGCCAACCCCCAGCATTCCGTGGTGGCACAGCCCCGGTGTGGCTTCTTCGCCACGGTGGAGTACCTCCCATCCGTCGGGTGCACCCCGGAGGTGGACGAAGCGGATTACCGGGACTACAGCTCCAGCTTCTTCGCGGGGCTCGCGGGCGTCAGCCGGACGGGAAGCGTGGTGGCCTCGGCCGACCATGACGGGGATGGACGGGTGAGCTACGCCGAGGCCCATGCGTTCGCCAAGGTCGATGGCGAGACGACGGATCTGCCCATCTCCACGTCGGAGGCCTGGCTGCAACGGCGCGTCAGGGGCGTGGACATGCGCGCCTTCCTCTCCAAACCCATTCTCGACGTGTCACGGACCGGACGCCCCGAGCAGCGCTACGTCGTGGACTCGCTCGTGCGCAGGCTGAGCTTCGTCACCGAGCGCTCCTGGCTCGACAACCTCCAGGCGGTGGAGTTGAAGACGGAGGAGCGCGAAGCGGATGCCATGCGCCTGCGCATGGAGCTGCTCAACATCGGCATGGAGCACAAGGTCCGCGCCTCGGGGAGCGCTCCGGCGCTCGCCGTGCTCGAGCGTCTGCTCCAGTGCGAGCGTGGCTCCTGGGACTCACCACCGGGCGTGGCCCCGGCTCCGGTCCCCGCTCCGCCCTCCGCGGCCAGCCAGGATCACGACAAGGGAAACGCCACCTGA
- a CDS encoding cyclase family protein, protein MSVLSRLFEKKTLARELLALSLVLGATAVQAEGPSLAEAYKALASRKMVDLTHSFSPSTPVWQGFGQATFTTASDPKTYRPYNLEKDGFRTTYYSMVGQYGTHVDPPAHFHENGITLDQIPLREMILPLVVLDITPLLGKDPNHAITVQDILDWEKKHGRVPEGSFAALRTDMYKDWGNPERFKRYPFPAWSLAAVQFLFEKRKITAIGHESLDTDITSTLDAEKWVLGQGRYQIEVMAHLDKVPPTGALIVVTWPKVANGLGFPARAFAIVP, encoded by the coding sequence ATGTCCGTGTTGAGTCGTCTGTTCGAGAAGAAAACCCTGGCGCGCGAGTTGCTCGCACTTTCGCTGGTCCTGGGTGCCACGGCCGTACAGGCCGAGGGACCGAGTCTGGCCGAGGCCTACAAGGCGCTCGCCTCCCGCAAGATGGTCGATCTCACCCATAGCTTCAGCCCCAGCACGCCGGTATGGCAGGGCTTTGGCCAGGCCACCTTCACCACCGCGTCGGATCCGAAGACCTACCGGCCCTACAATCTGGAGAAGGATGGCTTCCGCACGACCTACTATTCCATGGTGGGTCAATACGGCACCCACGTGGATCCTCCCGCGCACTTCCACGAGAACGGAATCACCCTGGATCAGATTCCCCTGCGGGAGATGATCCTTCCCCTGGTGGTGCTCGACATCACCCCGTTGCTCGGCAAGGACCCCAACCACGCGATCACCGTGCAGGACATCCTGGACTGGGAGAAGAAGCACGGCCGCGTGCCGGAGGGCTCCTTCGCCGCGCTGCGTACGGACATGTACAAGGACTGGGGCAATCCCGAGCGCTTCAAGCGCTACCCCTTCCCAGCCTGGTCCCTGGCGGCCGTCCAGTTCCTCTTCGAGAAGAGGAAAATCACGGCCATCGGTCACGAGTCGCTCGATACCGACATCACCTCGACGCTCGACGCGGAGAAGTGGGTGCTGGGCCAGGGGCGCTATCAGATCGAGGTCATGGCCCACCTGGACAAGGTGCCACCCACGGGGGCGTTGATCGTCGTGACCTGGCCCAAGGTGGCCAATGGTCTGGGCTTCCCGGCGCGCGCCTTCGCCATCGTCCCGTGA
- a CDS encoding serine/threonine-protein kinase, giving the protein MAEVFLAKAAGPMGFEKTLVLKRILPQLAQEPAFVQMFLSEAKLAARLTHPHIAQIFDFGEADGAYFLAMEYIDGPSLRALIKRAAAQGLALPPAICARLIADACEGLAFAHDFADPDTGEPLGLIHRDISPDNILLSRQGAVKVVDFGIAKAAGQAHKTESGVIKGKLAYMPSEQIRARELDRRVDVYALGVVLYELLTGQRPFISDTDAGLMQAILYEQPIPAARLRPDLPQPLRRILGKALAREREQRYPDCHDLQADLESFIVSAGKPVTTQQVAQLIRATSDTPMPALTPAPVPTASAPPNLARRRSSSSTNEVPTANVRVSPPSRETPNTLVTPLPRSVELETTRPSRPTLPPVPASALDRDGQEPQPMTEAARQTAVPPRPSGAAAAVRRPVMSAEKPRTSNRWGPVLLGGVLLATCGGGVALWRMKSQPEVQGSAPMPGSTPEPLSQPAPNASEPTPRAETPAPGEPPVAAPEPAGQVEDKSFASVAPLVELRVRPYATVFVDGKRLGVTPLKGQLKLLPGRHTLKLVNDEIRRTKEIILDVKAGANSSLWVNLLEE; this is encoded by the coding sequence ATGGCCGAGGTATTCCTCGCCAAGGCTGCGGGGCCCATGGGTTTCGAGAAGACCCTGGTGCTCAAGCGCATCCTGCCCCAACTCGCGCAGGAGCCCGCCTTCGTGCAGATGTTCCTGTCCGAGGCCAAGCTCGCCGCCCGGCTGACGCATCCGCACATCGCGCAGATCTTCGACTTCGGCGAGGCCGATGGCGCCTACTTCCTGGCCATGGAGTACATCGACGGCCCCAGTCTGCGCGCGCTCATCAAGCGCGCCGCGGCCCAGGGACTGGCCCTGCCGCCCGCCATATGCGCCCGGCTCATCGCCGACGCGTGCGAGGGGTTGGCCTTCGCCCACGACTTCGCGGACCCCGACACGGGCGAGCCCCTGGGGCTCATCCACCGGGACATCAGCCCGGACAACATCCTGCTGTCCCGGCAGGGAGCGGTGAAGGTGGTGGACTTCGGCATCGCCAAGGCCGCCGGGCAGGCCCACAAGACCGAGAGCGGCGTCATCAAGGGCAAGCTGGCGTACATGCCGTCCGAACAGATACGGGCCAGGGAACTGGACCGGCGCGTGGATGTGTACGCGCTCGGGGTGGTGCTCTACGAGCTGCTCACGGGCCAGCGCCCCTTCATCTCGGACACGGACGCCGGGCTGATGCAGGCCATCCTCTACGAGCAGCCCATTCCCGCGGCCCGGCTCCGTCCGGATCTGCCACAGCCCCTCAGGCGGATTCTCGGCAAGGCACTCGCCAGGGAGCGCGAGCAACGCTACCCGGACTGCCACGACTTGCAGGCGGACCTGGAGAGCTTCATCGTCTCCGCCGGCAAGCCCGTGACGACGCAGCAGGTGGCCCAGCTCATCCGGGCGACCTCGGATACGCCGATGCCGGCCCTGACACCGGCGCCCGTGCCGACGGCTTCCGCGCCACCGAACCTCGCCAGGAGACGCTCCTCCTCGAGCACGAACGAGGTGCCGACCGCGAACGTGCGCGTGTCCCCTCCCTCGAGGGAAACTCCCAACACCCTCGTCACCCCGCTCCCCCGGAGCGTCGAACTCGAAACAACGCGCCCGTCACGGCCCACCCTGCCACCCGTCCCCGCGTCCGCCCTCGACAGGGACGGCCAGGAACCGCAGCCGATGACGGAGGCGGCGCGTCAGACGGCCGTGCCGCCACGCCCTTCGGGTGCCGCCGCGGCCGTGCGGCGCCCCGTCATGTCGGCGGAGAAGCCCCGCACCTCGAACCGGTGGGGGCCCGTCCTGCTCGGCGGCGTGCTGCTGGCGACGTGCGGTGGCGGCGTGGCGCTCTGGCGGATGAAGTCCCAGCCGGAGGTTCAAGGCTCCGCCCCCATGCCCGGGAGCACACCCGAGCCCCTCTCCCAGCCGGCGCCCAACGCGAGCGAGCCGACTCCGCGCGCGGAAACCCCGGCGCCAGGGGAACCTCCCGTGGCGGCTCCGGAGCCCGCCGGACAGGTGGAAGACAAGAGCTTCGCGTCGGTCGCGCCCCTCGTGGAATTGCGCGTCCGGCCCTACGCCACGGTCTTCGTGGATGGCAAGCGCCTGGGCGTGACTCCCCTGAAGGGGCAGCTGAAGCTGCTCCCAGGACGCCACACCCTGAAGCTGGTCAACGACGAGATTCGCAGGACGAAGGAGATCATCCTCGACGTGAAGGCGGGAGCGAACAGCTCTCTCTGGGTCAATCTACTCGAGGAGTGA
- a CDS encoding RtcB family protein translates to MMPRVLESPPGAVPILAWARVVPAGAVKQLQHIASQPYVVEHVAAMPDVHMSEGVAVGTVFATERHIVPGALGGDLGCGVSAVRFDYPASAIDRAGLTRLLAAFARAVPVGDAVHRGRGLPLPPGLEAARLSTHRLQREWERLAPRHLGTLGGGNHFLELDRDAGGDLWLLLHTGSRGVGAAIAAHHVRVAQAQGEGSLPGLSTETPEGAACLADTELACHFARANRDALLSRAGAVLADMLGREPLPDSRVDVHHNHVAAEQHFGRTLLVHRKGAIGLAPGQTGLIPGSMGTASYLVTGRGEHRSFGSCSHGAGRVMTRKEARARIRPDALEHALRRVVFDVGRAASLVEEAPAVYRDITEVLVDEEELVTPWLRLTPIAVLKG, encoded by the coding sequence ATGATGCCGCGCGTCCTCGAAAGCCCACCGGGAGCCGTCCCCATCCTCGCCTGGGCCCGCGTGGTGCCGGCGGGCGCGGTGAAGCAACTCCAACACATCGCGAGCCAGCCCTACGTCGTCGAGCACGTGGCGGCCATGCCGGATGTCCATATGTCCGAGGGGGTCGCGGTGGGCACCGTCTTCGCCACCGAGCGCCACATCGTTCCCGGAGCGCTCGGGGGAGATCTCGGCTGCGGGGTGAGCGCCGTGCGCTTCGACTACCCCGCCTCCGCGATCGATCGAGCGGGGCTGACACGCCTGCTCGCCGCGTTCGCACGGGCCGTGCCCGTGGGCGATGCGGTCCACCGGGGACGGGGGCTGCCACTGCCACCCGGGCTCGAAGCCGCGCGCCTGTCCACCCACCGCCTCCAGCGCGAGTGGGAAAGACTGGCGCCCAGACATCTCGGGACACTCGGGGGTGGCAACCACTTCCTCGAGCTGGACCGGGACGCGGGGGGAGACCTCTGGCTGTTGCTCCACACGGGCTCACGGGGCGTCGGTGCCGCCATCGCCGCCCACCATGTGCGTGTAGCCCAGGCTCAGGGAGAGGGCTCGCTGCCCGGCCTGAGCACGGAGACTCCCGAGGGGGCCGCCTGCCTCGCGGACACGGAACTGGCGTGTCACTTCGCCCGTGCCAATCGCGACGCGCTCCTGTCTCGCGCGGGGGCAGTGCTCGCCGACATGCTCGGGAGGGAACCGCTGCCGGACTCCCGAGTGGATGTCCACCACAACCACGTCGCGGCCGAGCAGCACTTCGGCCGCACGTTGCTCGTCCATCGCAAGGGAGCCATCGGTCTGGCCCCCGGACAGACAGGCCTCATCCCCGGCAGCATGGGAACGGCCTCGTACCTCGTCACGGGAAGAGGCGAACACCGCTCCTTCGGCTCTTGCTCACATGGGGCGGGCCGGGTGATGACACGCAAGGAAGCGCGAGCCCGCATCCGTCCGGACGCACTGGAACACGCCCTGCGCCGTGTGGTGTTCGACGTGGGACGCGCCGCCTCCCTGGTCGAGGAGGCTCCGGCCGTCTACCGCGACATCACCGAGGTGCTGGTGGATGAGGAGGAGCTCGTGACGCCGTGGCTGCGGCTCACGCCCATCGCGGTGCTCAAGGGCTGA